TGAGAAGTTAGCTTCACCGATTACATGCAACCCTGGTATCGTTGACATCAAGTTATAATCTACCCATAAGCCACCCATAGTATAGTGAGGCGCTGGGAAGATACGCATTGGTGTTTTATATGGGTCATCAGCGGTAATGCGTTCATACATTTCAAAAAGATTGCCATAGCGCTCGCCAATAACTTTAGCGCCTACGCGATTAAGCGCATCTGCAAAATCAAGGTAAACCCCGTTGCCATTAGGGCCAATACCTAGGTTTTGATCACAAACTTCTTTCGCTGAGCGCGAGGCAATGTCACGCGGCGCTAAGTTGCCAAAGCTTGGATATTTGCGCTCGAGATAATAGTCGCGTTCATTTTCAGGAATTTGCGCTGGTGGGCGTTTATCACCTTTTTGTTTAGGCACCCAAACCCGACCATCGTTACGCAACGACTCGGACATAAGTGTTAGCTTAGATTGATGCTCCCCGGTTTGGGGAATACACGTAGGATGAATTTGGGTATAGCAAGGGTTCGCAAAACCAGCACCACGTTTATAAGCACGAAATGCCGCAGTGACGTTGCAGGTTTTTGCATTAGTCGAAAGATAAAAAACATTTGAGTAGCCACCGGTAGCTAAAACAACAGCATGGGCTGCCCATGTTTCAATAGAGCCAGTTACTAGATTGCGCGTAACTATACCGCGCGCTTGCCCATTAACTATTACAACATCGAGCATTTCTGTGCGTGGATGCAGTTTAACTTGTCCAGCAGATGCTTGGCGCATTAGTGATTGATATGCACCTAGAAGTAACTGTTGCCCGGTTTGCCCGCGTGCATAAAAGGTGCGCGATACTTGCGCCCCACCAAACGAGCGATTGTCAAGATAACCACCATATTCACGCGCAAAAGGTACGCCTTGGGCGACGCATTGATCGATAACTGCGTTTGATACTTCAGCGAGTCGATAAACATTGGCTTCACGGGCCCGGAAATCACCACCTTTAATCGTGTCATAAAAAAGGCGAAAGATACTATCACCATCATTAGGATAGTTTTTAGCGGCGTTAATACCACCTTGAGCCGCAATTGAATGGGCGCGTCGCGGCGAGTCATGAAAGCAAAAGGCGTCAACATTATAACCAAGCTCGGCGAGTGTTGCGGCAGCCGAGGCACCGGCTAAACCGGTACCAACAACAATTATATTGAATTTACGTTTGTTGGCTGGATTTACCAGTTTCATTTCGAACTTATGTTTTTGCCATTTAAGTTCAATTGGGCCACTAGGGATTTTGGCATCAAGATTTAACATTAGCTTATCTCCAACTTAAAGCGACACAAGGCCAGCAAGAACGGCAATGGGCATAGCGATTTCGCCGAGCACTATAATGACGGCAAGCGCTGGGCCGACCCGATCAAAAAATTTGCGGGTTCTGCCACTAGTTATGCCCAGTGATTGAAAAACACTTGAGCCCCCATGCCAAAGATGCGCCCCGAGTAAGAGCATAGCGATAATATAAGTTAAGCTTATTAGAGGATTAGAGAAACCCGCTACCACCATACGATAAATGTCAAAACGGCCTTGGTAATCGATAAAACTTTTATAGTCAGAATTAGTTACGCGCCAGGTAAATTGCAGTAAATGGTAAAGCACAAAAAACGCCACCATTAAGCCGCTAACATACATATTGCGTGAAGCCCAACTCGCTTTTACTGGTTGTTGCATGGCATATGGTTGAGGTCTGACCGCGCGATTTATTAAGGTTAAACGCGTAACCGCCAAAACGTGTAGAAGCAATGATAATATTATGCCACCGCGCGCCCCCCAAAGCAGCAACGGATACACACGTAAAGCAATACCATAATTATTTAGTTGGTCAGGGCCTAGAAAAACCTGCCAATTGCCAATCATATGGCCAATTACAAAGACTAAAAGCATTACACCAGTCACTGCCGCCAGCATTTTGGCGCCAATCGATGACAAGAAAAATCGTATCATCCTCGTTAAAACTCCTTCATGTGAGGCCCCATAGCGAAATGGAGCAAGAGTTACAATGGCGCTATGTTTGTAGAATTTTTTGGTATGTAACTTGCTGAGATATAAAGGAATTTTTCAATTGGGGGTAGAATGTGGCGATTGCATTAATTTTAATGGGGAACATTCGTTTTAATTCTTGCTATTAAATCTTGAGCTTGGGTAAGCCATCCCTCATATTCTTTAATATCTACGACATAGGTGATTACATAATCAGCATCTTCTCTCTCTTGTGATAGTTGATCTAAAAACACTGCATCTTCATTTAAAAATAGTCCATTTTTAACGAAGTGTAAGCGAAATAAAGAACGCAAACTTCTATGTGAACGCGGTTCAATTCCAGCGGTAAAAAGCAAGGCGCGCACTGCATGAAATACCGCGTAATAAAGCTGTGAAGTCGCACGGTCATAAAGGTTACTTGCAGCTAATTGCTGTGCTGCGGTTAAAAAACGTTCACTAAAAGTAAGTGCCTCATTGGCATTATGTATTTGCGATTGTGGAGTCACAGTTTGATTCCTTCATGTTCAATATCAAGTGCTATAAGTCTTTCATGATATAGCAATTCATTCCAACGACTTTCACTAAGTACCAGTATTGCTAACGCGGTGTCATAGTGTAAGTTTATCTCGGCTGCTTTACGTCGTAAAACTTTACGAGCGTTTGTCGCAAGTTCGTTAGCAACAATTGCAGCAATATCAATATCAGAATCGTTATTCTGGTCCCCACGGGCGCGCGAACCAAATATAGTTATGCTTTTAATACCGTCTTTATATTCGGCTTTTGCGAAAGTGATCCACGCTTGTAGTGCGGCTTGTTCATTTTCATTTAGTGTATCCGTCAGCAGTTTAGGGTCACGTAGCATTATTATAGATTACTCATAGTAGAGCGTAAGCTGCAAGATTAGGGAGTTTGGTGAAGATAGATCTACAGAAAATCAATCATTTGTGTTGACAATAAATTTTTATTCATCCATCAATTTTTCTATGGATAGTCGTCGTTTATTTGAGCGTATTGCTGAATACAAAAAAGCGCTTGCGCGATTACAGCAAGCATTGCAAGAGCCCGAAAATGAATTAATTCGCGATGCGGTAATTCAGCGCTTTGAGTTTACCTTTGAACTCGCCTGGAAAACGATAAAGCTCTATCTTGAATT
This genomic stretch from Deltaproteobacteria bacterium harbors:
- a CDS encoding fumarate reductase/succinate dehydrogenase flavoprotein subunit, producing MLNLDAKIPSGPIELKWQKHKFEMKLVNPANKRKFNIIVVGTGLAGASAAATLAELGYNVDAFCFHDSPRRAHSIAAQGGINAAKNYPNDGDSIFRLFYDTIKGGDFRAREANVYRLAEVSNAVIDQCVAQGVPFAREYGGYLDNRSFGGAQVSRTFYARGQTGQQLLLGAYQSLMRQASAGQVKLHPRTEMLDVVIVNGQARGIVTRNLVTGSIETWAAHAVVLATGGYSNVFYLSTNAKTCNVTAAFRAYKRGAGFANPCYTQIHPTCIPQTGEHQSKLTLMSESLRNDGRVWVPKQKGDKRPPAQIPENERDYYLERKYPSFGNLAPRDIASRSAKEVCDQNLGIGPNGNGVYLDFADALNRVGAKVIGERYGNLFEMYERITADDPYKTPMRIFPAPHYTMGGLWVDYNLMSTIPGLHVIGEANFSDHGANRLGASALMQGLADGYFILPYTIGHYLASAQLSDVDTSHSEFAAALADVQARNAKLLRLKGKRSVDSIHRELGQLMWHNVGMSRNAAGLLQTLQRIPELREEFWQNAIVLPASGEEFNQELEKAGRVADFLEFAELLTRDALERRESCGGHFRNEYQQEDGEAKRDDKNYAHVAVWEHKGDDKTPERNIEQLKYENVALVTRSYK
- a CDS encoding succinate dehydrogenase cytochrome b subunit — protein: MIRFFLSSIGAKMLAAVTGVMLLVFVIGHMIGNWQVFLGPDQLNNYGIALRVYPLLLWGARGGIILSLLLHVLAVTRLTLINRAVRPQPYAMQQPVKASWASRNMYVSGLMVAFFVLYHLLQFTWRVTNSDYKSFIDYQGRFDIYRMVVAGFSNPLISLTYIIAMLLLGAHLWHGGSSVFQSLGITSGRTRKFFDRVGPALAVIIVLGEIAMPIAVLAGLVSL
- a CDS encoding HEPN domain-containing protein: MTPQSQIHNANEALTFSERFLTAAQQLAASNLYDRATSQLYYAVFHAVRALLFTAGIEPRSHRSLRSLFRLHFVKNGLFLNEDAVFLDQLSQEREDADYVITYVVDIKEYEGWLTQAQDLIARIKTNVPH
- a CDS encoding nucleotidyltransferase domain-containing protein, which translates into the protein MLRDPKLLTDTLNENEQAALQAWITFAKAEYKDGIKSITIFGSRARGDQNNDSDIDIAAIVANELATNARKVLRRKAAEINLHYDTALAILVLSESRWNELLYHERLIALDIEHEGIKL